In the genome of Pseudorasbora parva isolate DD20220531a chromosome 10, ASM2467924v1, whole genome shotgun sequence, one region contains:
- the entpd5a gene encoding ectonucleoside triphosphate diphosphohydrolase 5 translates to MSQQMLLLTVVSMWLFAGYFLAEATYFNHHMYNRYRAFNHPANMDNQLPPEVPVVTEAVAPRPVNFSRTFYGIMFDAGSTGTRIHIYRFIQKDPVELPVLDHEMYHAVKPGLSAYADKPDVGGETIRQLLKVAKKTIPKEEWIQTPVVLKATAGLRLLPQEKAKALLDEVKEIFDDSPFFVPNNSVTIMNGTNEGVLAWVTVNFLTGHLYTKTRKTVGILDLGGGSTQITFLPKLKKTVLSAPPDYIAKINMFNNTYALYTHSYLGNGLIAGRLATLGALGADGLDWKVFRSSCLPKKYREDWSFGGLTYKIGGTPDGYAGYKLCYQEVMRVVKGIVHQPFEVKGSSIFYAFSYYYDRAVESGLIDGSRGGTVEVRDFKKRAKEVCNKMTKYRPISPFLCMDMTYITCLLKEGFGFKDTTVLQLTKKVNNVETSWALGAIFDHFHNLNIH, encoded by the exons ATGTCTCAGCAGATGTTGCTCTTGACGGTGGTGTCCATGTGGCTTTTTGCTGGGTACTTTCTGGCAGAGGCAACATATTTCAACCACCATATGTACAACCGCTACCGTGCTTTCAATCACCCTGCCAACATGGACAATCAGCTTCCTCCAGAGGTACCTGTGGTGACGGAAGCAGTGGCCCCTCGCCCGGTCAACTTCAGTCGCACCTTTTATGGGATCATGTTCGATGCTGGCAGCACCGGCACCCGTATCCACATTTACAGGTTCATTCAAAAGGACCCAG TGGAGCTTCCAGTGCTTGACCATGAGATGTACCATGCCGTGAAGCCTGGACTGTCAGCGTATGCGGATAAGCCTGACGTG GGTGGAGAAACCATTAGGCAGCTGCTGAAGGTGGCAAAGAAGACGATTCCCAAAGAGGAATGGATACAGACACCTGTGGTTCTGAAAGCCACTGCCGGCTTGCGCCTGCTGCCTCAAGAAAAAGCCAAAGCCTTGTTGGATGAG GTCAAAGAAATTTTTGACGACTCTCCTTTCTTTGTGCCAAACAACAGCGTCACCATCATGAATGGCACCAATGAAG GGGTCTTGGCGTGGGTTACAGTCAACTTCCTCACAG GTCATTTGTATACTAAAACAAGGAAAACTGTTGGGATCCTGGATTTGGGTGGAGGTTCAACCCAGATTACTTTCCTTCCTAAATTAAAG AAAACAGTGCTGTCTGCTCCTCCAGACTACATTGCCAAAATCAATATGTTTAACAACACTTATGCGCTGTATACTCACAG TTACCTTGGAAATGGACTAATTGCTGGCAGACTGGCAACTCTTGGTGCTCTTGGTGCTGATg GTCTTGACTGGAAAGTTTTCAGAAGTTCTTGTTTGCCCAAAAAATACAGAGAAGACTGGAGCTTTGGTGGACTCACCTACAAAATCGGTGGAACTCCAGATG GTTACGCAGGGTACAAGTTGTGCTACCAAGAGGTGATGCGAGTGGTGAAAGGGATTGTGCACCAGCCCTTTGAGGTCAAGGGAAGCAGCATCTTCTATGCCTTCTCCTATTACTATGACAGAGCTGTGGAGTCTGGTCTTATTG ACGGATCTCGTGGCGGTACGGTGGAAGTCAGGGATTTCAAAAAGAGAGCCAAAGAAG TGTGCAACAAGATGACTAAATACCGACCGATCAGCCCCTTTTTGTGCATGGACATGACCTACATCACATGCCTGCTGAAAGAGGGATTCGGCTTCAAGGATACCACTGTTCTGCAG CTTACCAAAAAGGTGAATAACGTGGAGACAAGCTGGGCACTCGGTGCCATCTTCGATCATTTCCACAACCTCAACATTCATTAA